The segment GACTCACCACAACGCGCTTCATCAGGGGACCGATCGCGCGACTCTGCAACAGGCAATATGGGATATTATTCAACCGTCCTTCATACTGACTGCTGTCTGCGTGTAGATAACATGCAGTCAACACTTTTCATATAGGTTCTGGTTTTCTCCAGTTCAGATGTTTTTGCCAACTGATCCAAAAAGTCGATTCTGGTATTATACTAAAGATATGTCAATTTAATATGCAAGTCGTTCTCATTAATATACTCTATTAATTTGTCCAAAGTTGCCAAATCCCCCTTCGAAACCATTAGGACATTGTCGACGTAGCGTTTCCAAAGGACGATGGGCTCTTCAAATGGATTCAGGTCCCAAATGTATCTGCTCCCAGCTACCCATAAATAAGTTAGCGTCGCTGGGAGCAGAAATGGTACCCATCGCTATACCGCAAATCTGCAGGAAAAATTGTTTGAGAAACCTGAAATAGTTCTGGTTTAAAATAAACACAGACTCTTCTTGATCAATAGTATAGGTTTAATCAGGGGGAGCTGTATCTTTTTGCAAGTAGGAATTCACAACTTCCATTACTTTCTTGTGTTCCATTACTGTAAATAACCATTGTACGTCATACGTGACCAAATAAAATCTGCTAGCCCCTTGCAGATCTTCAATCAGATTCAAAACGTGTGTCGAATCTTTTGATGTAGGATTTTAAATCCGGTACATATGTTTGTACGAACAGATAGATTCCAATGTCATGGAATCTATTCCTGAGATAATCGGGTGCCTTGGAGGGTTCAGGGTATGTATTTTAGGGAGATTATGGTACATGGGCACACGtggtgagaaaataaaaatacagctATACGCCTTAACATGTAAGATCTTTTCTTcatttgctttttattaatatctgCTTAAGTTTTTCAAAAGTAATCTAAAATAGGATCAATGGGCAATGGAGGATAAAAACAGATCACCCAATAACCTTTGGGCTTtgcctctgtggctttcatctctGACGTCCTGGCAGACTCACTGGCACCAGGTTGGTTGCCCCAGTGGCCagtcagaacattggttctgaaagtcccagcgcATTTACTTTGCACAAAGCATATATACAGTAATTAACACAcgttgttaataaaatatatactttaaaaacctaagcctttctggtatgggaaatagaataaaaagctgcactttatttttcaccGCCATATTCCCCGCACACTATTGTATAGACTTAGTATagattctaagaatcccctcacagcCTTATATGTATGGCTGGAGCACCTtagaacccctataccggttctgggtgacctgggcatttactgggtatccccattaacctagggaccccttgactgttttaGGGACACCTCACTttcctatgccccttttacctttcttgtctgtgctgaaatagggaacccctagtggtgagtcgcaaaaGCGTTTAAGGGCAGGTATTGctaggacaatgtgcctacatgtatccaggaatcactcacgattcccgggtacatttttggggtatctcgcaactctggaccccggctaccaaggcacattctgacaacactttcttcgcgaaccccccttgaaactcataccacagcaatctctgcgtgctggcgcacccccccccccagcaatctctgcgtgctggcactcccccccccccccccagcaatctctgtgtgctggcaccccccccccccccccccagcaatctctgcgtgctggcactccccccccccccagcaatctctgcgtgctggcgcaccccccccccccccccagcaatctctgcatgctggcaccccccccccccccagcaatctctgcgtgctggcaccccccccccccccagcaatccgtgctcgctggcacccccccccccagcaatctgcgtgctggcaccccccccccagcaatctctgcgtgctggcacccccccccccccagcaatccctgcgtGCTGgcaccccctatccccccccccccccgcaatccctgctcgctggcactcctggaaaggtaaaaacacatcaaatactttATTACCGCACATTACAGGTTGTGCATGTACAAaccctgggctcaagagctgacactttggTTATCTGATTCATGTATTGGGGTTccaaacgggcttaaacctttattgtgaccttggttaccccctcaccgtcacagtgagGGAGCGGGAGGGCGCGAGCGGTGCCGGGGGAGATGGCGCTcggagacgggagccagcacaaTGGTTTGTGTTTAAAATCTCTTTTCTGCAATTATCCTGATGAGATGACGAAGTGAGGGGCGGTGCCTCGTGGGAGGAGATGGCGAGGGGGCGGTGCCTCCTGAGATATGGCGAGGGGGCGGTGCCTCGTGGGAAGAGATGGTGAGGGGGCGGTGCCTCCTGAGATATGGCGAGGGGGCGGTGCCTCGTGGGAAGAGATGGTGAGGGGGCGGTGCCTCCTGAGATATGGCGAGGGGGCGGTGCCTCGTGGGAAGAGATGGTGAGGGGGTGGAGCCTCGTGGGACGAGATGGTGAGGGGGCGGTGCCTCGGGAGGAGATGGTGAGGGGGCGGAGCCTCGTGGGAGGAGATGGTGAGGGGGCGGTGCCTCGTGGGAGGAGATGGTGAGGGGGCGGAGCCTCGTGGGAGGAGATGGTGAGGGGGTGGTGCCTCGTGGGAGGAGATGGTGAGGGGGTGGTGCCTCGTGGGAGGAGATGGTGAGGGGGCGGTGCCTCGTGGGAGGAGATGGTGAGGGGGCGGTGCCTCTTGGGAGGAGATGGTGAGGGGGCGGAGCCTCTTGGGAGGAGATGGTGAGGGGGCGGTGCCTCATGGGAGGAGATGGTGAGGGGGCGGTGCCTCGTGGGAGATGGTGAGGGGGCGGAGCCTCTTGGGAGGAGATGGTGAGGGGGCGGAGCCTCGTGGGAGATGGTGAAGGGGCGGTGCCTCTTGGGAGGAGATGGTGAGGGGGCGGAGCCTCGTGGGAGATGGTGAGGGGGCGGTGCCTCGTGGGAGGAGATGGTGAAGGGACGGTGCCTCGGGGAGATGGCAAGGGGGCGGTGCCTCGTGGGAGGAGATGGCGAGGAGGCGGTACCTCATCGAAGATGGTGAGGGGGCGGTGCCTTGTTGGAGGTGGCGGCGAGTTGGGGCCTCGTGGGAGATGGCGAGGGGGCGGTGCCTATGGGAGATGGTGAGGAGAAGGTGGCTCGTGGGAGATGGCGAGGGGGCGGTGCCTATGGGAGATGGTGAGGAGGCGGTGGCTCGTGGGAGATGGCGAGAGGGCGGTGCCTATGGGAGATGGTGAGGAGGCGGTGGCTCGTGGGAGATGGCGAGGGGGCGGTGCCTATGGGAGATGGTGAGGAGGCGGTGGCTCGTGGGAGATGgcgagggggcggggcctcatTGGCGGAGATGGCGAGGGGGCGGTGCCTCGTGGGAGATGGCAAGGGGGCGGTGCCTCGTGGGAGATGGCAAGGGGGCGGTGCCTCGTGGGAGATGGCAAGGGGGCGGTGCCTCATTGGCAGAGATGGCGGTGCCTCGTGGGAGATGGCGAGGGGGCGGTGCCTCGTGGGAGGTGATGGCGAGGTGCCTCGTGGGAGATGGTGAAGGGGCGGTGCCTCATGGGAGATGGTGAAGGGGCAGTGCCTCGTGGGAGATGGTGATGTGGCGGTGCCTCGTGGGAGCAGATGGCGAGTGGGCGGTGCCTCATGGCCCGAGATGGCGGTGCCTCATGGCCCGAGATGGTGAGGGGGTGGTGCCTCGTGGGAGATGGCGAGGGGGCGGAGCCTCGTGGGAGGAGGTGGTGAGGGTGCAGTGCCCTTGTGGGAGGCGATGGTGAGGGGCCGGTGGCTCGTGGGAGATGGCGAGGGGGCGGTGCCTCGTGGGAGGAGACTGGTTGGATGCAAATGAAAGCACTCTgacatttaaccccttctgttTGAGCAGCTGTACTACAATATAGGATGTAAAACAGATTGCACAGCGCGCTGCCCGTGCTTATAGTAACGTGCAGCAATCAGGTCGTAGTTTGGATGCAGGTTTTAGAAAACACTTGTAGCCAttgaaataaatttaaaaaaaaaaaatctccaccaAATGTTTATtacaacaaaataaatatataccggATCATGGCCTTTCTGCACAATAATGCGAAGAGGCCTTCTCCGAGCTTAAAAAGCGTTTAGTCCCAGTCCTTCAAGTGGAGGGGACCTCCTCTCCCGTGCAGGGAAGCAGCATGTATTGGGCTATCAGTACAGAGGTGGGCAAGAGGGAGAGCTCGCAGTGGCAGGTGGGGGGCAGAGGCGGGTGTAGGAGAGCTCGCAGTGGCGGGGGCAGAGGCAGGTGTAGGAGAGCTCgcagaagcaggggggggggcagaggcggGTGTAGGAGAGCTCGCAGTGGCAGGTGGGGGGCAGAGGCGGGTGTAGGAGAGCTCGCAGTGGCAGGTGGGGGGCAGAGGCGGGTGTAGGAGAGCTCGCAGTGGCAGGTGGGGGGCAGAGGCGGGTGTAAGAGAGCTCGCAGTGGCAGGTGGGGGGCAGAGGCGGGTGTAGGAGAGCTCGCAGTGGCAGGTGGGGGGCAGAGGCGGGTGTAGGAGAGCTCGCAGTGGCAGGTGGGGGGCAGAGGCGGGTGTAGGAGAGCTCGCAGTGGCAGGTGGGGGGCAGAGGCGGGTGTAGGAGAGCTCGCAGTGGCAGGTGGGGGGCAGAGGCGGGTGTAAGAGAGCTCGCAGTGGCAGGTGGGGGGCAGAGGCGGGTGTAGGAGAGCTCGCAGTGGCAGGTGGGGGGCAGAGGCAGGTGTAGGAGAGCTCGCAGTGGCAGGTGGGGGGCAGAGGCAGGTGTAGGAGAGCTCGCAGTGGCAGGTGGGGGGCAGAGGCGGGTGTAGGAAAGAACAGAGGTGGGTAAGAGGGAGAGCTCGCAGTGGCAGGTGGGGGGCAGAGGTGGGTGTAGGAGAGCTCGCAGTGGCAGGTGGGGGGCAGAGGTGGGTAAGGGCACAGGTGGGGCAGAGCACAgatgggtgggggtgagagaaagaggctCCATAGTGGGGCAACCTCTGAAAGATCAGTACAACGGGTAACGGGCGCTGTTTCATTTTATTCTGGGTGGTCATCAGCCTGTGAGGTCACAGAATTTATTATAAATCTGACATTAAGTTCCCTCGTAACATTCATCTCAGTAAATGGGACACAGAGCGTGGGCCCTGCTCGTGTGACATCCGCTGCTGCGTACATGCTGCCCGTGTGACATCCactgctgggtacatgctgcccGTGTGACATCCactgctgggtacatgctgcccGTGTGACATACgctgctgggtacatgctgctcGTGTGACATACgctgctgggtacatgctgcccGTGTGACATCCactgctgggtacatgctgcccGTGTGACATACgctgctgggtacatgctgcccGTGTGACATACgctgctgggtacatgctgcccGTGTGACATACgctgctgggtacatgctgcccGTGTGACATACgctgctgggtacatgctgcccGTGTGACATACgctgctgggtacatgctgcccGTGTGACATACgctgctgggtacatgctgcccGTGTGACGAAAGTGACACGCACAATTATTACAGGGCAGGCAGGAATACCCTCGGAGCAGCAGTGACAGCCCCCCCACCACAGACCATCCCCCCAATAAAACAAGGCAGTGccccctagcccccccccccacacccaaatAAACCACCTGTGAAGTCACAGGCCACATACAGTAACCCCTTATGTGCTAGAGAAGCTAGCAACCCTATGCAGAAATGCAGGTGTTAAAAAGGTCTCACGCTGCAGATCATTTAGTGGTCTTATcaacagaaaaaaaaagggggaaaaataaaaaaaggatcaCAGCCCTTCTATTCAGCAGGCgtgagccccccctcccccctccacacccgtGTCCCCTTAGCAGAGAGGCACAAAAACCTGCCATACCAAAACATTGTGGAGGCAGCAATATCCCCTTCTCTGCACCCGAGCGGGATCATTCTGTAATAACCGCAACAAAGAAAAACATTCCATCTTcagataaatacacacacatctagTCCATCAGACCCCTGGTGTCCCCTATGACATGTTAAatctccaccccttccctcccccacacccctggGTAGCACCCCTCAGGTGTCCACGAGCGTCAGCCCCTCCTGCAGGGCACGTTTCCACATGTAGTAAGTGGAGCGCGCGGTGCGCGGGAAGAGCCCCTGGAACTCGCGGTAGGAGGGGAAGCTCCGCGCGTCGAAGCGTCTCTGTAGGAACAGCTTGGCTTCCGCCTTAAACTGAGCCGCGCCAATTACATCCAGCAGGGCCCCCCCCGCGCCCAATCCTGGCACAGAGAACCCCGAGATGGTGGCATTATAAGGCCCCAGTGGGGGCGGAGTCTCCGGGGGGTGAGCGATGGGAAGTGTCCGCTGCCTGCCCCGCGTAGCTGCCCGCCACAGGCTATAGGTGGAGCCAGAGATACCTGGGTATCGAAGTCGGAAGCGACAGTACGGGATGCGCCAATCCTGTACCATCCTGCGCGCCTCTCTGCGCCCCAAATCCCGCACCCAAGCCCGGTGACGCAGTGCAGGCTCCGCCCTGGACTCCTCCCGGGGCCCCTTAAGCTGGGGACCCTGGCGTGGGATCCCTATCCGATCCTGCAGAGCCTTGCGCCTCCAGTTGTAGTACGTAGAGCGGGAGATGCTGGGGAAGCTGCGCTTGAAGCTGCGATACGGAACCAGCGCGTTGAGCGAGATGCAGCGCTCCAGGTAACTCCTCGCCCCGCGCAGGACGCCTACCGCTGCCCCTGGCTCCTCGCCGCTCTCAGGGGCGCCGGGGGGGCTAGGGGAGGGCGTCGCCGCCGGCCACTGCAGCAGCTCGTGCTTCCAGGCGTAATAGGTGGAACGCGAGATGTTGGGGAAGAGCTGGCGGAAGCTGCCGAGTGGCACCAGATCGCCGCCCTGCTGGTAGCGCTCCTGCAGGTAGTGCTTGGCCTCATAGCGCGCCGCGGCTCGCCCTCGGTGCTCCCGGGACTGGCGCTTCCAGCGGTAGAAGGTGCTCTTGGTGATGCGGTAGCGTTGGCGCAGGTGCGAGTAGGTGAGCTGGGGGTCGGAGTTCAGGAGTTGCAGAGTCTGCGCCGGGGGGGGCGTCTCCAGCTCTTCCAACCCCACCACCGGCACAAAGCTGTGCGGGCGGAAGCCACAGGGGGGCAGGGGCTGCCCGGACCACATAATATGCAGGGTGGGGGGCAGCGGGGGGCCGTGTCGTGGCCGGATCAGGCGGTTGAAGTACGGGCGGATGGACAGGTTACGTTGGGGGTAGATAGAGTACACATTGGCCTGCAGCACCGACGCCAGCGCGTACACGTGCCACATGTTGGCAAAGGTGCCAGGGAAGCAGGTGGCCCGGACGTCTGCCTCGTAGATGCCTTGCAGCACCAGTGGGGGGAGCTGTAGGCGGGGGGCAGAGTCCTCGGTGCAGAGGGACAGGCAGGCCGCCTGCAGCATCACTTTGGAGTCGATCATCTCGTTAAGGTAATACCGTTGGTGCAGCAGCATCTCCACCGCCGTGCGCACCTGCAGCTCCGGCGCCAGCGCCGGGCTCCCCCACAGCAGCACGCTCGCCGCTTCAAACAGGTGATTGCCCGGCCCGCGGCACTGCAGGGGCAGCATGTTCCTGGGGGCATCGGACGGGTACAGGCGCGGGCGGCGGGATCCACCACCAGCTCCCCCTGGAAGTGgcgggtgcaggagggggggaggggcagcgagctcAGGGCGGTCTCGGCCTCCAGCGCGGCGCTGGTCAGACCCTCCAGGCCGAAGCAATCCGTGGCCTCCTGCAGCTCCTGCAGCACCGACTGCACCAGCTCCTGCCGCGCGGTCATCCTGGGGGAAGAAGGCAGTCCTAAATACATGGCATGGAGCCCCCCAATCCGAGAACAGGAAACAGGGGCGACTTCCAGGAGCAATTCAAGCGcccgttttttttaattatttatttattttacatagtgTTGAAACAGGGGGTgtcctggagctgaaccccattaatttcagctccgtggtCCCCGGCTTCCACAGATACGGgtctccgaagggggtgccggtatctcccgcaAGTTTaacgctcccgcgtcacgtggccCAATAGGGAAGCCGCACCGGGGTGACGgtcgcgacttcctattggcccgcggggaGCGGTTGCtgtgaaaagcggccattatgtgaacccgaGCTAGCAAggcggagcggctaccggcacctactatggaggtaagtatctctggaagcaggggggtccccggagcggaaatt is part of the Ascaphus truei isolate aAscTru1 chromosome 9, aAscTru1.hap1, whole genome shotgun sequence genome and harbors:
- the VRTN gene encoding LOW QUALITY PROTEIN: vertnin (The sequence of the model RefSeq protein was modified relative to this genomic sequence to represent the inferred CDS: inserted 1 base in 1 codon) encodes the protein MTARQELVQSVLQELQEATDCFGLEGLTSAALEAETALSSLPLPPSCTRHFQGELVVDPAAXRLYPSDAPRNMLPLQCRGPGNHLFEAASVLLWGSPALAPELQVRTAVEMLLHQRYYLNEMIDSKVMLQAACLSLCTEDSAPRLQLPPLVLQGIYEADVRATCFPGTFANMWHVYALASVLQANVYSIYPQRNLSIRPYFNRLIRPRHGPPLPPTLHIMWSGQPLPPCGFRPHSFVPVVGLEELETPPPAQTLQLLNSDPQLTYSHLRQRYRITKSTFYRWKRQSREHRGRAAARYEAKHYLQERYQQGGDLVPLGSFRQLFPNISRSTYYAWKHELLQWPAATPSPSPPGAPESGEEPGAAVGVLRGARSYLERCISLNALVPYRSFKRSFPSISRSTYYNWRRKALQDRIGIPRQGPQLKGPREESRAEPALRHRAWVRDLGRREARRMVQDWRIPYCRFRLRYPGISGSTYSLWRAATRGRQRTLPIAHPPETPPPLGPYNATISGFSVPGLGAGGALLDVIGAAQFKAEAKLFLQRRFDARSFPSYREFQGLFPRTARSTYYMWKRALQEGLTLVDT